A window of Erpetoichthys calabaricus chromosome 12, fErpCal1.3, whole genome shotgun sequence contains these coding sequences:
- the crsp7 gene encoding mediator of RNA polymerase II transcription subunit 26 isoform X2 has protein sequence MTAASATPQQMRDRLLQAIDSQSNIRDMGVVQEVISSLEKYPITKEALEETRLGKLINDVRKKTNNEDLAKRAKKLLRNWQKLIEPGQADTAPRVPPPGSANGGAHPLRQDVLSPCPASLQELKSRSEIQIPCSPKAERSGSRKRKGELRDGFPPAKLSKVNCDTVHNSSPPPTNGISGSPEPLPSPPLVAERSRLEASENDRQNKIPVNAVKPHTSSPGLVKVPSTSSLLKAAVLQQQAKADEVVGASCPPRSPRCASFSPRSIKQETLAKQPTIYATCSPRPSIDASQVPSSPSPHLLTPLPPPASPPLPVSETHSQHPKTEACKAVGLPHSEIDGGVMLDGVTPGSESKRKKKYRPRDYTVNLDGQPTLEENSKPVRLKERKLTFDPVTGQIKPLTHKDSLLADEVSPHHLNQMLVSHPAETHRTELLKQEPGSPTLTSPFQKTNWKELACNNIIQSYLNKQSSLLSSSGAQTPGAHYFMTEYLKQEEHNVKEARKTHVLVASSTQADLPGVNRELCTEDLQHIHEQHWPGVNGCFDTKDNWYDWTQCISLDPHGDETRLHILPYVCLD, from the coding sequence GAAACTCGACTTGGAAAGCTGATTAATGATGTGAGGAAGAAGACAAACAATGAGGATCTAGCTAAGCGGGCTAAAAAATTGCTCAGGAACTGGCAAAAACTTATTGAACCTGGGCAAGCAGATACAGCACCTAGGGTACCTCCACCTGGCTCTGCAAATGGTGGGGCACACCCTTTGCGACAAGATGTTCTTTCTCCTTGCCCTGCCTCCCTGCAGGAACTGAAGAGCCGGAGTGAAATCCAAATCCCTTGCTCCCCTAAAGCAGAGAGGTCGGGAAGCCGCAAGAGGAAAGGAGAATTGAGGGATGGTTTTCCTCCAGCTAAACTCTCCAAGGTCAACTGTGACACTGTACACAACTCCAGCCCGCCCCCAACAAATGGTATTAGTGGGAGTCCAGAGCCTCTACCCAGCCCACCACTTGTGGCAGAAAGAAGCCGGTTGGAAGCTTCAGAGAATGACCGGCAAAACAAAATACCTGTTAATGCTGTGAAGCCACATACAAGTTCCCCGGGGCTTGTAAAGGTCCCCAGCACTTCTTCGTTACTCAAAGCAGCAGTACTACAGCAACAGGCCAAAGCAGATGAGGTGGTTGGGGCCTCTTGCCCCCCAAGAAGTCCACGATGTGCATCTTTCAGCCCAAGAAGTATTAAGCAAGAAACTTTGGCCAAGCAGCCCACCATTTATGCAACCTGCAGCCCCAGGCCCTCCATTGACGCTTCTCAGGTGCCATCTTCACCTTCCCCCCATCTTTTGACCCCACTCCCACCACCAGCTTCTCCCCCTCTGCCAGTTTCAGAGACTCACTCCCAGCATCCTAAAACAGAGGCTTGCAAAGCTGTTGGTTTACCCCACTCGGAGATAGACGGGGGGGTTATGCTTGATGGTGTTACTCCTGGGTCTGAGAGCAAGCGGAAGAAAAAGTATCGGCCTCGGGACTACACTGTAAACTTGGACGGTCAACCAACATTAGAAGAGAATAGCAAGCCAGTGCGGTTAAAAGAGCGCAAGCTTACCTTTGACCCTGTAACTGGACAAATAAAGCCCCTTACTCACAAGGACTCCCTGTTGGCAGATGAGGTATCACCCCATCACCTCAACCAAATGTTGGTGTCGCATCCAGCAGAAACACACAGGACAGAGCTGCTTAAGCAGGAGCCGGGATCCCCGACTTTAACCAGCCCTTTCCAGAAAACAAACTGGAAGGAACTGGCATGTAACAATATTATCCAGTCGTACTTGAATAAGCAGAGCAGCTTACTATCATCATCGGGGGCACAAACCCCTGGTGCCCACTATTTCATGACAGAGTATCTGAAACAGGAAGAGCACAACGTGAAGGAGGCACGCAAAACTCATGTGCTGGTGGCTAGCAGTACGCAAGCTGACTTGCCAGGGGTAAACCGTGAGCTGTGCACAGAGGACTTGCAACATATTCATGAGCAGCATTGGCCAGGTGTTAATGGCTGCTTTGACACAAAAGACAACTGGTACGACTGGACGCAGTGCATCTCGTTGGACCCACATGGGGATGAGACCCGGCTCCACATTTTGCCATATGTTTGTTTGGACTGA
- the crsp7 gene encoding mediator of RNA polymerase II transcription subunit 26 isoform X1 gives MTAASATPQQMRDRLLQAIDSQSNQIRDMGVVQEVISSLEKYPITKEALEETRLGKLINDVRKKTNNEDLAKRAKKLLRNWQKLIEPGQADTAPRVPPPGSANGGAHPLRQDVLSPCPASLQELKSRSEIQIPCSPKAERSGSRKRKGELRDGFPPAKLSKVNCDTVHNSSPPPTNGISGSPEPLPSPPLVAERSRLEASENDRQNKIPVNAVKPHTSSPGLVKVPSTSSLLKAAVLQQQAKADEVVGASCPPRSPRCASFSPRSIKQETLAKQPTIYATCSPRPSIDASQVPSSPSPHLLTPLPPPASPPLPVSETHSQHPKTEACKAVGLPHSEIDGGVMLDGVTPGSESKRKKKYRPRDYTVNLDGQPTLEENSKPVRLKERKLTFDPVTGQIKPLTHKDSLLADEVSPHHLNQMLVSHPAETHRTELLKQEPGSPTLTSPFQKTNWKELACNNIIQSYLNKQSSLLSSSGAQTPGAHYFMTEYLKQEEHNVKEARKTHVLVASSTQADLPGVNRELCTEDLQHIHEQHWPGVNGCFDTKDNWYDWTQCISLDPHGDETRLHILPYVCLD, from the coding sequence GAAACTCGACTTGGAAAGCTGATTAATGATGTGAGGAAGAAGACAAACAATGAGGATCTAGCTAAGCGGGCTAAAAAATTGCTCAGGAACTGGCAAAAACTTATTGAACCTGGGCAAGCAGATACAGCACCTAGGGTACCTCCACCTGGCTCTGCAAATGGTGGGGCACACCCTTTGCGACAAGATGTTCTTTCTCCTTGCCCTGCCTCCCTGCAGGAACTGAAGAGCCGGAGTGAAATCCAAATCCCTTGCTCCCCTAAAGCAGAGAGGTCGGGAAGCCGCAAGAGGAAAGGAGAATTGAGGGATGGTTTTCCTCCAGCTAAACTCTCCAAGGTCAACTGTGACACTGTACACAACTCCAGCCCGCCCCCAACAAATGGTATTAGTGGGAGTCCAGAGCCTCTACCCAGCCCACCACTTGTGGCAGAAAGAAGCCGGTTGGAAGCTTCAGAGAATGACCGGCAAAACAAAATACCTGTTAATGCTGTGAAGCCACATACAAGTTCCCCGGGGCTTGTAAAGGTCCCCAGCACTTCTTCGTTACTCAAAGCAGCAGTACTACAGCAACAGGCCAAAGCAGATGAGGTGGTTGGGGCCTCTTGCCCCCCAAGAAGTCCACGATGTGCATCTTTCAGCCCAAGAAGTATTAAGCAAGAAACTTTGGCCAAGCAGCCCACCATTTATGCAACCTGCAGCCCCAGGCCCTCCATTGACGCTTCTCAGGTGCCATCTTCACCTTCCCCCCATCTTTTGACCCCACTCCCACCACCAGCTTCTCCCCCTCTGCCAGTTTCAGAGACTCACTCCCAGCATCCTAAAACAGAGGCTTGCAAAGCTGTTGGTTTACCCCACTCGGAGATAGACGGGGGGGTTATGCTTGATGGTGTTACTCCTGGGTCTGAGAGCAAGCGGAAGAAAAAGTATCGGCCTCGGGACTACACTGTAAACTTGGACGGTCAACCAACATTAGAAGAGAATAGCAAGCCAGTGCGGTTAAAAGAGCGCAAGCTTACCTTTGACCCTGTAACTGGACAAATAAAGCCCCTTACTCACAAGGACTCCCTGTTGGCAGATGAGGTATCACCCCATCACCTCAACCAAATGTTGGTGTCGCATCCAGCAGAAACACACAGGACAGAGCTGCTTAAGCAGGAGCCGGGATCCCCGACTTTAACCAGCCCTTTCCAGAAAACAAACTGGAAGGAACTGGCATGTAACAATATTATCCAGTCGTACTTGAATAAGCAGAGCAGCTTACTATCATCATCGGGGGCACAAACCCCTGGTGCCCACTATTTCATGACAGAGTATCTGAAACAGGAAGAGCACAACGTGAAGGAGGCACGCAAAACTCATGTGCTGGTGGCTAGCAGTACGCAAGCTGACTTGCCAGGGGTAAACCGTGAGCTGTGCACAGAGGACTTGCAACATATTCATGAGCAGCATTGGCCAGGTGTTAATGGCTGCTTTGACACAAAAGACAACTGGTACGACTGGACGCAGTGCATCTCGTTGGACCCACATGGGGATGAGACCCGGCTCCACATTTTGCCATATGTTTGTTTGGACTGA